The DNA window CCATGTTTAGGAAAAATTGAATCAGTAATTGGTCTTGCTCATCGCCAGCTTGTTTTGCAAATGAGAGAAAGGGTTTGCCTTCTTTTAAAGCCAATGTTGGCGTAAGTGTTACTCTTGGACGTTTTCCTGGAGCCACCACATTGAACGGATTTTCTTTTTCGTCCAATACAAAACTTTGCATACGTTGGCTCATTCCTATTCCGGTAGTGCCAGCAATACAAGCGGGAACCCAACCACCACTTGGTGTTACAGAAACTACCCATCCTTCTTTATCTGCTGCTTCAATTGAAGTCGTTCCTGCCGTAAAATCTTGAAAATATTGTTCTGTTAGCGATTTTTTTAGGTCAAAATCAGCGTTGCCAAATGATTTAAGAGTATTTTGGTAGGGATTCAATTGGCCTTGGTATGGATAAGGATCTCCTGGGCCTATATTTGGATTGTTTTTTGTTGGGTCAATCAATTTGCTGCGGTCTTTGGCATACTCTTTAGACAATAAGCCTTTCATAGGCTCTTCGGGAGCAAAAGCAGGATCACCGTAATAAAAATCGCGATCGGCAAAGGCTAAATTCATCGACTGATATAAAGTATGAATGTATCGAGTCGAATTGTATCCCATACTTTTCAGATCGAAGTTTTCTAAAATGTTCAATGTTTGCAGCATTACCGGACCTTGACTCCACTGTTGTAATTTATAAACGTCAATTCCTTTATAATTTGTGGACATCGGCTCTTCAATTTTGACTTTCCATTGTGCCAAATCATCTTTGGTTATTAAGCCTCCTTGTTCCTGACAACTTCTGGCAAATTCGGTGGCAATGTCGCCTTTGTAAAAGCGATCATAGGCTTCATATATGGCTTCTTTTCTGGATTTTCCATTTTTTAAAGCTCTTTCCTCGGTATCCACAAGTTTTTGCAAAGTTTGGAGTAAATCTTTTTGAATAAAAATTTCGCCGGCATCTGGTGCTTCTCGGGTTTGCCCTAAATGCGGTAGAAATACTTTTTTGGAATAGGGCCAAGCTTTGATGCGTTCTTTTTCGCGCTCGATAGAATTAGCCGTTTGAGCCTCTATCGGATAGCCTTCCGCCATTTGCATTGCTGGCGCCAACACTTCTTTTAGACTCATAGTACCATATTCAGCAAGCATTGTCATTAATCCGCCTGCTGTGCCCGGTGTTACTGCTGCTAGCGCACCATATTGCGGAGGATATTTCATTCCTTTGTCTTTGAAAAATTTTGCTGTTGCACCCGTTGGAGCCACTCCAAGGGCATTGATGGCAATGACTTTTTTGGTTTTTGGATTATAAATAAGCGCTTGTGTTTCGCCACCCCAACTCAAAACATCCCACATTGTGCAGGTCGCGGCAAGCATCGCACAGGAAGCATCGATAGCATTTCCGCCTTTTGAAAAAATCATTGCACCAGCAGTCGCAGCAAGGGGTTTGCCCGTGATTGCCATCCAATGTTTTCCGTGCAGCGGGGGTTTTTGAGTCGTGACAGGAAAGTTATTAAAAGATTGCGCACTTGCCACTAGCGAAACTATACCAAATAAAACAGCAGTTAATTTTTTCATATCTTAAATTTTTGTGTCCATTTATAATTTTGTTAAAGCTACAAATGAATTTTAAATTAATGAAACATTCATTGCAAATGATTTAATTTCTTATCAGGTTTTTAAGATTACCACTTAATTTAAAAGACAAAAACACATAAAATTTAGAACTTTTATGTGTTTTTTTGATTGTAATCGAAATGAACGTAGATAGCAGCGAAGCAAAGTTTTATTAGATGACTGCTTCCATTTGTAAAACTCCCAACTCCACCATACAGTCTTTCATCATTTGATAGGTTCGTTCGATATCATTATCTAAACCAATCGAGAAGCGTATCAATCCATCGGTCAATCCCATTGCTTCTTGTTCTTCGATAGGAATTTCGCTCGATGTGGATGTGCCCGGAGCACTAAATAAGGTTTTGTAAAATCCTAAACTCACCGCCAAATAACCTAGTTTTTGGCTTTGCATCAACTCCATTAATTCATTGGCTTTGTCTAAACTGCCAACATCCAACGTCATCATACCGCCAAAACCATATTCTGGGTTGATCATACTTTTATACAAATGATGACCGGAATGGCTTTTCAAACCGGGATACACCACTTTCAAACCGTCTTTTTCAAAATGTTCCGCTAGATACAGTGCATTATGGCTGTGTTGCTTCATTCGGATGTGTAAAGTCCTTAGATTTTTCATTATGCTCGCAGAACGCAAACTATCCATTGTTGGTCCCAAAAGCATATTAGCACCATTATTTACATTTTTTAAACTATCGATAAATTCTCTCGAGGCACAAGTTACGCCACCTACAGTATCGCTGCTTCCATTGATGTATTTAGTCAAACTGTGGATTACAATATCGGCTCCCAATTTGGCAGGAGAAACGGATAAAGGCGAAAAAGTATTATCGACAACCAATTTTATATTGTGTTTTTTGGCAATTTTAGATAAACTTGCGATATCAGCGATTTCTAGCAAAGGATTACTGACCGTTTCGCAATATAAAACTTTGGTATCAGGGGTAATTGCAGCCTCAACTTTGTCCATTTTAGTAATGTCAACAAAAGTGGTTTTGATGCCAAGTTTTGGAGCAAAATTCTTCAAAAAGGCATAAGTTCCACCATAAATAGTGCGGCTCGAAACGATATGATCACCAGAACCGCAGAGTTGCAGAAGAGTAGGAGTGATGGCTCCCATTCCGGAAGCGGCAACATTGGCGGCTTCGGTTCCTTCCATTGCGGCCAAGGCCTGACCTAAATACAAATTACTTGGAGAGGAATGTCTTGAATACAAATAACAACCATCGGCATTGCCTTCAAAAGTATCGAACATTGTTTTGGCTGACAAAAATGTATAGGTTGAACTGTCTGAAATTGATGGATTTACACCTCCAAATTCTCCAAAGTACTGTAAATCTTGAATGTCATCTGCTGGATTGAATTTCATAATTTCTAAAATTAAATTAGTAATCAAAATTCTATTTTTATAGTCAAAATGTCAATAGTATTCTAATAATTCAGATTTAAAAACTAATAATTATTATTTATTTAATTTATTTTTCTAATTTTACTATTGAAATGATATTTTTATAGATTTTATTTCAAAATTTTAATTCCTTTTTTATGGCTTTAGATACCATTGACAAAAAATTGCTTTTTCTGTTGCAAAATGATTGTAAAAAAACAACCAAGGAACTGTCCTTAAAATTAGACTTATCGGTAACTGCCGTTTATGAACGGATTAAAAAATTGGAAAGAGAGGGCGTAATTACGAAATATGTTGCCTTGGTAAACAAATCGAAAATAGATAAAGGATTTGTTGTTTTTTGTCATTTAAAATTAGTGCAACACACCAAAGAATTCCTCACCCGTTTCGAAAATGAGGTGGTGCAGCTCAATGAAGTTTTAGAATGTCATCACGTGAGCGGCGATTATGATTATATTTTAAAAGTATTGGTTAAAGATATGCAAGCCTATCGGGAATTTCTAGTAACTAAATTAACCAGTTTGCAGCATATTGGCAGCACCCAAAGCACTTTTATGATAAGTGAAGTGAAAAACACCAATGTTTTAGAGTAATATTCTTTTTGAAGTGGATAAAAATTTTATATTTTTCTAATTATTTTTTGCTACTTTTATTTTAAGGTTTCAAAATAAGGTATCCAAAATTAATAATTTGAAAAATTGCTTTATGACTCAACAACGCATTGTCATTGGTTCTATTATAGCTGGATTGATCAATTCAATAATTAACTCTACGCGATATTGGTTTGCAATGCGAGAAAATTATCCTAGTATTTTTTTGACTCAAGATAGTATTTCCTCAGAAATTCCAACCGTATTTTCGAAAGCTGTTCCTCTCGCTGTTTCTTTGTGTTTCTTTGTTACTTCAATCGCCTTTTTGACCACTAAAATGGAAAATAAACCAGCTTATTTTCCTGGGTATTTTTTTAAGGCTTTGAAACATTGTATTTATGCGTTTGGTTTGGTTACTATTTTTGCTTTACTACTTCAAAAATTTGTTGGAGCAATTGAAGTTTCTCACACATTAGCTTCGATAATTACCGGGCTAGTATCGGGAATGGTAGCGACCTTAGTCGATTACGAAACCAAAAAAAGTTTGTATTCTAATAATTGATTCCGATAAAATATTCAGTAGTACTAAATTTAAATAGAAACATAATGGAAACAAAAAAAACAGTTGTTATTACAGGTTCGCAATCCGGTATGGGCTATGCTACTCGTTTATTACTTGAAAAAAATGGAGTTAAGGTAATTGGCGTTACAAATACGGACGATGCCGAGATTCAGGCAGATTTATCGTCAGCAGAGGGTGTTGCCTATGCTGTAAAAGAAATAGTGAGACTAACGGATGGGCAAATCGATGGAGTTTTCGCAAATGCCGGAGTTGGTGGCGAAAATGCACCACTTGTTTTTGGGTTGAATTATTTTGGAATTATTACAATGTTGAAAGCATTGCAACCCTATTTGAAAAAATCTCTTAGCGGAAGAATAGTAATCAATGCCTCGAATTCAGTGGTCATAACTCCCGGAATACCGAATGATGTAGTGGATGCTTTAGTTGATTTTGATGAAGAAAAAGCATATAAATTAATCAAAGAAAATCCATTTTGGACCTATCAAGTAAGTAAGACTGCGATTACCAAGTGGGTACGACAAAATGCATTTAAAGAAGAATGGGCTGGTAGTGGCATCTCAATGAATTTAATTGCGCCCGGCGTAGTTTTGACACCTTTGATTGAACACGATATGAAGGATCCACGAAAAGCTGAGGGCATAAATAAATTACCTAAACCCATTGGAACTTTGCCAAAACCCGAAAACATTGCTCCTTTGGTGAAGTTTTTATTGATAGACGATTCAAAATTCATTATTGGGCAATATATTGTAATCGATGGTGGAACCGAAGTGAGTTGGAGAGGAAACGACCATCCAAAAACTTGGGATATTAGTTTTGAAGACTTCGGTAAATTAGGTTAGTTAGCTTCTTAATTTTTAAGTTTAATCCTCATTTTATGGCTTCGCTTAGGATTTTCTTCCTATTTGAATATCACTTTTTTTTAACATTATTTCTAACAAA is part of the Flavobacterium nackdongense genome and encodes:
- a CDS encoding aminotransferase class I/II-fold pyridoxal phosphate-dependent enzyme — its product is MMKFNPADDIQDLQYFGEFGGVNPSISDSSTYTFLSAKTMFDTFEGNADGCYLYSRHSSPSNLYLGQALAAMEGTEAANVAASGMGAITPTLLQLCGSGDHIVSSRTIYGGTYAFLKNFAPKLGIKTTFVDITKMDKVEAAITPDTKVLYCETVSNPLLEIADIASLSKIAKKHNIKLVVDNTFSPLSVSPAKLGADIVIHSLTKYINGSSDTVGGVTCASREFIDSLKNVNNGANMLLGPTMDSLRSASIMKNLRTLHIRMKQHSHNALYLAEHFEKDGLKVVYPGLKSHSGHHLYKSMINPEYGFGGMMTLDVGSLDKANELMELMQSQKLGYLAVSLGFYKTLFSAPGTSTSSEIPIEEQEAMGLTDGLIRFSIGLDNDIERTYQMMKDCMVELGVLQMEAVI
- a CDS encoding Lrp/AsnC family transcriptional regulator gives rise to the protein MALDTIDKKLLFLLQNDCKKTTKELSLKLDLSVTAVYERIKKLEREGVITKYVALVNKSKIDKGFVVFCHLKLVQHTKEFLTRFENEVVQLNEVLECHHVSGDYDYILKVLVKDMQAYREFLVTKLTSLQHIGSTQSTFMISEVKNTNVLE
- a CDS encoding SDR family oxidoreductase, encoding METKKTVVITGSQSGMGYATRLLLEKNGVKVIGVTNTDDAEIQADLSSAEGVAYAVKEIVRLTDGQIDGVFANAGVGGENAPLVFGLNYFGIITMLKALQPYLKKSLSGRIVINASNSVVITPGIPNDVVDALVDFDEEKAYKLIKENPFWTYQVSKTAITKWVRQNAFKEEWAGSGISMNLIAPGVVLTPLIEHDMKDPRKAEGINKLPKPIGTLPKPENIAPLVKFLLIDDSKFIIGQYIVIDGGTEVSWRGNDHPKTWDISFEDFGKLG
- a CDS encoding gamma-glutamyltransferase family protein, which codes for MKKLTAVLFGIVSLVASAQSFNNFPVTTQKPPLHGKHWMAITGKPLAATAGAMIFSKGGNAIDASCAMLAATCTMWDVLSWGGETQALIYNPKTKKVIAINALGVAPTGATAKFFKDKGMKYPPQYGALAAVTPGTAGGLMTMLAEYGTMSLKEVLAPAMQMAEGYPIEAQTANSIEREKERIKAWPYSKKVFLPHLGQTREAPDAGEIFIQKDLLQTLQKLVDTEERALKNGKSRKEAIYEAYDRFYKGDIATEFARSCQEQGGLITKDDLAQWKVKIEEPMSTNYKGIDVYKLQQWSQGPVMLQTLNILENFDLKSMGYNSTRYIHTLYQSMNLAFADRDFYYGDPAFAPEEPMKGLLSKEYAKDRSKLIDPTKNNPNIGPGDPYPYQGQLNPYQNTLKSFGNADFDLKKSLTEQYFQDFTAGTTSIEAADKEGWVVSVTPSGGWVPACIAGTTGIGMSQRMQSFVLDEKENPFNVVAPGKRPRVTLTPTLALKEGKPFLSFAKQAGDEQDQLLIQFFLNMVEFNMTVQEACEAPSFITNQMYSSFGEHEKANGSLILNNQMPPWISKDLARMGYRTSFRERTSGPINAIYFDWTHGSFWGGSSNHGEDYGLGW